The Candidatus Kapaibacterium sp. genome includes a region encoding these proteins:
- a CDS encoding porin family protein, giving the protein MKSSLLNIWILSVVLLIAMPILAFSQSFYTSLKAGYGFSLSGVDNTTTMFLSSYKNHGGSYLNTEEFSFGEGVNFGMDFGYNIVEYFAVEIGLSYLPEKTFLTKKQYSETNKFEVVSSGQMFIINPSLVLSAGDNLFIPFLKLGVAFGIGNMEFTHKSSGNRNTLEASGGTPIGITGAFGMEIKFQENLSFFIQANSISMSYLPANGEITEYYEYGSNILPKLTYRDKNLRLTNNISSYEETSPDPNKAREVKWMSFPFDNFGFNLGVKFRF; this is encoded by the coding sequence ATGAAATCATCCTTATTAAATATTTGGATTTTATCTGTTGTGTTGTTGATTGCTATGCCAATTTTGGCATTCTCTCAATCATTTTATACCTCATTAAAAGCAGGTTATGGCTTTAGCTTAAGCGGTGTTGACAATACTACTACAATGTTTCTGAGCAGTTATAAAAATCATGGCGGCTCTTATTTAAATACTGAGGAATTTTCATTTGGCGAAGGTGTTAACTTTGGAATGGACTTTGGCTACAATATTGTCGAATATTTTGCTGTTGAAATTGGACTTTCTTATCTCCCTGAAAAAACATTCTTGACCAAAAAACAATATAGCGAAACGAATAAATTTGAAGTAGTAAGTTCCGGTCAAATGTTTATAATCAACCCCTCACTTGTTCTTTCCGCAGGAGATAATTTATTCATTCCTTTCTTAAAATTGGGAGTAGCATTTGGAATAGGTAATATGGAATTCACTCATAAATCATCCGGCAATCGAAATACTTTGGAAGCATCCGGTGGCACACCCATCGGTATTACCGGTGCATTTGGGATGGAAATCAAATTTCAGGAAAATTTATCCTTTTTCATTCAAGCTAATTCGATTAGTATGAGTTATTTACCCGCAAATGGCGAAATTACAGAATATTATGAATATGGAAGTAATATTTTACCTAAGCTAACTTATAGAGATAAAAACTTAAGATTAACAAATAACATTTCATCCTATGAAGAAACAAGTCCTGACCCCAATAAAGCGCGAGAAGTCAAATGGATGTCATTTCCATTTGATAATTTTGGATTTAATTTGGGAGTGAAATTTAGATTTTGA
- a CDS encoding SDR family oxidoreductase yields the protein MKILLTGASGYIGKRLLPILVENGHEVICCVRDIKRFSPPESLKSKIEIIQIDLLDKVTLERIPQDIDGAFYLVHSMSSSSDYHQQEQQSAENFRFAISNTNVQHVVYLSGIVNESALSKHLASRKNVETELSKGAYNLTTLRAGIIIGSGSASFEIMRDLVEKLPIMITPKWLNTRCQPIAISDVIKILSKTIFNSTTYNQNFDIGGPDILSYKEMLLEFADIRNLKRHIFIVPVMTPKLSSYWLYFVTSISYKLAIALVSSMKVEVICRNDDINKILEIEPISYRSSLERAFSQIENNEVVSSWKDAFISSSFNLALSEFIQVPIYGCYKDIREEVFADREACINKIWSIGGENGWYYANRLWQFRGFLDKMAGGVGLRRGRTSANSLNAGDALDFWRVLYANKKEGRLLLFAEMKLPGEAWLEFRVVDNKLIQTATFRPWGLIGRLYWYSVLPLHGFIFKGMIREITKK from the coding sequence ATGAAAATACTACTAACAGGAGCTTCAGGATACATTGGCAAACGACTTCTTCCTATTTTGGTCGAAAATGGGCATGAGGTGATTTGTTGCGTTCGGGACATTAAAAGATTTTCTCCACCTGAATCGCTAAAATCTAAAATTGAAATAATTCAGATTGATTTGCTGGACAAAGTAACGCTGGAGCGTATTCCGCAAGATATTGATGGAGCTTTTTATTTAGTGCATTCAATGTCGTCCTCCTCTGACTATCATCAGCAAGAACAACAATCGGCAGAAAATTTCCGATTTGCAATTTCTAATACTAATGTGCAACATGTTGTATATTTAAGTGGAATTGTGAATGAATCAGCTTTGTCTAAACATTTAGCATCTAGGAAAAATGTTGAAACTGAACTTAGCAAAGGTGCTTACAATTTAACTACCTTGAGAGCCGGAATTATCATTGGCTCAGGAAGTGCATCTTTCGAGATAATGCGGGATTTGGTGGAAAAGCTTCCTATTATGATTACTCCCAAATGGCTAAATACCAGATGTCAGCCAATAGCAATATCAGATGTAATTAAAATTCTCTCAAAAACCATCTTTAACTCCACAACTTACAATCAAAATTTTGATATAGGTGGTCCCGATATTTTATCATATAAAGAAATGCTTTTAGAATTCGCGGATATTAGAAATCTTAAACGCCATATATTTATTGTACCTGTTATGACGCCAAAGCTTTCTTCATACTGGTTATATTTTGTAACATCAATATCCTACAAGCTTGCAATTGCATTAGTTAGTAGTATGAAAGTTGAGGTTATATGTCGAAATGATGATATAAACAAAATATTAGAAATTGAGCCAATTAGTTACCGCTCATCTTTAGAAAGAGCATTTAGTCAAATTGAAAATAACGAAGTGGTTTCAAGTTGGAAGGATGCCTTCATAAGCAGTAGTTTCAACCTTGCTTTGTCAGAGTTTATCCAAGTACCAATTTATGGATGTTACAAAGATATAAGAGAAGAAGTATTCGCCGATAGAGAGGCTTGTATAAATAAAATTTGGAGCATTGGAGGCGAAAATGGTTGGTATTATGCAAACCGGCTTTGGCAATTTAGAGGCTTTCTTGATAAAATGGCAGGAGGAGTTGGCTTAAGAAGAGGGCGAACTTCAGCGAATAGCTTAAATGCAGGTGATGCCTTAGATTTTTGGAGAGTATTGTATGCTAATAAAAAAGAGGGACGCTTACTTCTATTTGCCGAAATGAAATTACCGGGTGAAGCTTGGCTTGAATTCAGAGTCGTCGATAACAAGTTAATACAAACAGCTACATTCAGACCTTGGGGTTTGATTGGAAGATTGTATTGGTATAGTGTACTTCCTCTTCATGGTTTCATTTTCAAAGGAATGATTCGAGAAATAACTAAAAAATAA
- a CDS encoding Bor family protein: MRRTLVSLFLIVAISFLMASCYTLTYNVGEGAKTGVEVVEKNHYLIYGLAPIKTSDPTKMAGGAANYTVTIQHTFVDGLLNAITFGIYTPTTTTVKK, translated from the coding sequence ATGAGAAGAACATTAGTGAGTTTGTTTCTGATAGTAGCGATTTCTTTTTTAATGGCATCTTGTTACACTTTGACCTATAATGTAGGCGAAGGTGCCAAAACCGGAGTTGAAGTTGTAGAGAAAAACCATTACTTAATTTATGGTTTAGCACCTATTAAAACTTCAGACCCCACAAAAATGGCAGGTGGCGCAGCAAATTATACTGTGACTATTCAACATACTTTTGTTGATGGTTTATTGAATGCTATAACATTTGGTATTTATACGCCAACTACAACGACTGTTAAAAAATAA